AGGGCCTGCTGACCAGGTCGAACACCGGGTGGTCCGGCTCGGTGAGCAGCTCCTTGGCCTGGTGCCGCAGCACGGCCAGGTACCCGGGGTCCTGGATGGACGGGTACGCGCTCTTGACCCGGTCGGCGACGGACGCGGGCAGCACGTCCCGGACCGCCGCGCGCAGCAGGCTCTTCTCCCGGCCGTCGAAGCTCTTCATGGCCCACGGCGTGTTGTGGACGTACTCCACCAGCCGGTGGTCGCAGAACGGTACGCGCACCTCCAGTCCGACGGCCATGCTCAGCCGGTCCTTGCGGTCCAGCAGCATGCGCGTGAACCTGGTGATGCCGAGGTGCGAGGTGATCCGCCGGGTGCGGGCCTCCGCGTCGTCCCCGGGCAGGTGCTCCACCTCGGCCACCGCGTCGGCGTAGCGGTCCGCGACGTAGCCGGGCAGGTCCAGTGCGTCGAGCAGCTCGGGGCGCAGGACGGAGCCGTCCCGGCCCTGACTGCCCGCGGGCACCCCGTTCGCCGGCGACATCCACGGGAAGGTGCCCGCCCGCTGCGCCTCCAGGGAGTGGTACCAGTGGTAGCCGCCGAACACCTCGTCGGCGCTCTCGCCGGACAGCGCCACCGTCGAGTGCCTGCGGACCGCCTGGAACAGCCGGTAGAGCGAGACGTCCGTGTCCCCGGTGCCGGCCGGGACGTCCCGCGCGGCGATCACCGCGCGGCGGACGGCCGGATCGACGAGCGAACCCGCGTCGAGCACGACGTCCGAGTGCACGGTGCCCAGGTGCTCGACCATTTCCCGCACGTAGGGCGCATCCGGTGTGGGGCGCGCCGGATCCGGCACGAAGTTCTCGTTCTGCCCGGCGAAGTCGACGGCGAAGCTGTGCGCCTTCTTGCCTTCGGCGGCCAGGTGCCGCGCGGACAGCGCGGTGACCGCGCTGGAGTCCAGTCCGCCGGAGAGCATCAGGCACAGCGGCACATCGGCGACCAGTTGCCGGGACACGATGTCCTCCAGCATCTCGCGCACGCGGGCGACGGTGGTCTTCAGGTCGTCGGTGTGCTCCTTCGAGGCCAGCGCCCAGTAGACGTGCTCGCGCACGCCGTCGGCGTCGACCGTGGCCACGGTGCCGGGCCTGACCTCGCGCATGCCCGCCCACACCGCGTGCCCGGGCGTCTTGACGAAGCCGAAGAGCTCGCGCAGCCCGTCCAGGTCGACGGTCCGGGTGGCCAGCGGGTTCGCCAGCAGCGCCTTGGGCTCCGAGCCGAACAGCACTCCGTCCGCCGTGGGCTGGTAGTACAGCGGCTTGACGCCCATCCGGTCGCGGATCATCACCAGCTTCGCCGAGCGGGCGTCCCAGACCGCGAAGGCGTACATGCCGTTGAGCCGGTCGGCGACGGCCTCGCCCCATTCCAGGTAGCCGCGCAGCACCACCTCGGTGTCACCGGCGGAGCGGAAGACGTGCCCCCGGCGGCGCAGTTCCTCCCGCAGCTCGCGGTAGTTGTAGACCTCGCCGCTGTAGACCAGGGCCAGGCTGCCGGAGGGGGTGTCCAGCGTCATCGGCTGGACGCCGCCGTCGAGGTCGATGACCGCCAGCCGGCGGTGGCCGAGCGCGGCGCGCCCGCGCGGGTCGGTCCACGTGCCGGCCGAGTCCGGG
This is a stretch of genomic DNA from Streptomyces sp. TG1A-8. It encodes these proteins:
- the asnB gene encoding asparagine synthase (glutamine-hydrolyzing) encodes the protein MCGIAGWVAFDRDLHRENHVLDSMTETMCCRGPDSAGTWTDPRGRAALGHRRLAVIDLDGGVQPMTLDTPSGSLALVYSGEVYNYRELREELRRRGHVFRSAGDTEVVLRGYLEWGEAVADRLNGMYAFAVWDARSAKLVMIRDRMGVKPLYYQPTADGVLFGSEPKALLANPLATRTVDLDGLRELFGFVKTPGHAVWAGMREVRPGTVATVDADGVREHVYWALASKEHTDDLKTTVARVREMLEDIVSRQLVADVPLCLMLSGGLDSSAVTALSARHLAAEGKKAHSFAVDFAGQNENFVPDPARPTPDAPYVREMVEHLGTVHSDVVLDAGSLVDPAVRRAVIAARDVPAGTGDTDVSLYRLFQAVRRHSTVALSGESADEVFGGYHWYHSLEAQRAGTFPWMSPANGVPAGSQGRDGSVLRPELLDALDLPGYVADRYADAVAEVEHLPGDDAEARTRRITSHLGITRFTRMLLDRKDRLSMAVGLEVRVPFCDHRLVEYVHNTPWAMKSFDGREKSLLRAAVRDVLPASVADRVKSAYPSIQDPGYLAVLRHQAKELLTEPDHPVFDLVSRPWLEEAVGQGTGPAVRSGLERSLNLAVWLDVHRPRLLLS